Below is a window of Arabidopsis thaliana chromosome 2, partial sequence DNA.
GAATAGACATGAAGCCACTCATGTCAGATTTTGCATGATGAAATGATTGATATATATGGTAAATTGTGAGTTAAgtacatatatgtaaatgaGTAATTAAAAGGGTTCTTGTATGATAAGTAtgaaaacatattatattaaaaaaatattgatgtaTGTATCTATATAGATAAAGGCTGACCTGATTTCTGGATAAACCAGTCTGTCGTGCTAAGAGGTGCTTATCAGCATCGCTTGGGTACCTGAGAAAGAGACCAGAAAATGACTTCACAATCTTTAGAACCCtaaaccaataatttttttcttttctctttttttgaatatagaTAGAGAGGAAAAACACAATCAAGTAGATGCAAGAAAAGGTACAAACTTTCTCCTTACAAGGGCGTGAGAATCTAAgggacaaaagaaaaagctgaTTTCAGAATAGaagcattttattttatttttgtatcttaacttatttttcatcataaagcaaaatatttatctgtacaactcttctcttctttacttcactaacaacaaaatagtaaaattcTGCAGACATTAAATAGAGAAAGTACTGATGAATAATGACAGAAGAAATTGCTTTTTTCAgcttttagattttttttttcctctttttgatTTCTGTCTTTCTTAAGGGACAATATACCAATGAAACTGTACCACTGACAAATCTGagacttatttttttgtagttatGTTAATGGCATTGTTACTTCTTTTGATAATAGTATGTGGAATGAATTAAagcaaattaaagaaaaaaaaactataaaggAAAGGTTAGGCAGAGACAGAGAAACCCTTAGGATGCTATTATGATCCCAAAGCATAAAAGTTTGCGATCTCACTCTGCAAACTTCTTTTGTtgcattaattatttaaaccCTTTAATTTGCCATGCAATATAACctacattaatataaatataaacatacaGTTTTCATGAAAGTCTCCTAGTCAATGAATTGTTACCCTTGTTATTTTGGAGTACTCTTAGCTGACCATTCTTATGGGTGgtatgaaaaggaaaaaatatttgatatttaaatttttattagtagtaataaacataaaataatcaaactcaGTGAAGAAACGGAACttcattttacaaaaattattttggttttctaaaaAAGCCAGCagcttttaattttgattgaaatagaaatatatcttCCCGCATAACAAAagagttataaaaaaaaaaatttttttgtcactttCATAACTTAAGTTTAATAAACGTATATTAGTTAAAGTCTTGGTATCAATGCATTATGGTAGTCTACATTTTATAATGTATAGTCAACATTCAAGAAGATTAGTATTATCGAAGAATAAGAGTAGGTAAGTATTATTAAGGGATTAGAAAATGGACTTACGGATTAAGAAAATGCTCGAATAGCCAAGCTCTAAGGATATTAACGGAGCGTTCAGGCAAACCACGTTGCGGTCTCCATGCCTCTTGCTCCATCATACCCATATGATGAAACGCTCGTTGCTGACGCAAACTCTGCTCTAGCAAACGCAATCGCGGCGTTTCCCCTTTGGTTAACCCCGAGGATGCAGCCCCTGCCGCCTCTTTATCCCCTAGAAGCTCACAGCTGCGTTTAAGCTGAACCGCTACCGCGTCTTTCAAACACCGGAAATGCCTAGACATTGCCTTTTGAGCTAATGTCGTGTACGGAACCGCCGCGCCGTAACCCATTACTTGGTCGAATGAGTTCACTACCATTTGCATTTGTTCGCAGTAGTGGTTGTACCGTCGGTCCAcctacaaattaaattttaaataaatgaacTATACATAGAtgagttcttgttttttttttattagctCAATTTCtaagataaaatataaacctCAAGTGATTAGTTCGTTTAGATACTTCAATGTGTTATCTTCTCTTGCTAACAATTTATGCTATCTTGGAACATATACTAAATTCTTGAAAGAAGATAATGTCaactacaaaataaattgtaagATAAATAATGAAGTAACTTCAAGGACTAGTTTTGGTTACGTAGTGAAGGTGGCTAGCTTATATGGAGAAGGAAActctaatttaaaatttatggttGTGAAGACTAAATCACttaatcaatcatatattaatttcttatgttaaatttgattaagCGATGCCACCAAACGCGTGACACAAAATATGcattaatatatcaaattagaCCATATAACACCATATAATGATATTAgttagaaaaattatataagtGATAGTAGGATTGCGTAATCAGGCTTTACCAACTAGAGCATGTGTCGTGCTCTTGTACCAGTCGGTCATTCtctatacatttatttttttaagaaaataacatatatagagtttaTGAAAATATTGGTCGATTTagaattaattatataagaagaaaaaaatcacgaagaaaaataaaattttgtagcGATTGATATGAAATTGGTTGTTTGATCAATTCAATCATTAGAACGGTTCATTAAAAGTTTgatagaaaattaattagtttggttagagaaaaaatattgagTGAAAACGTTACCTCTTCAAGCATAGATAGTAGCttgacttttcttctttgatgttcAATCCGATCAGCCGGAGACAAAGGAGGACTATCATTAGCTGTTCCGGCCGATGACGAGGACCCtccgcctcctcctccaccggtAGTATTAGGGTTTGAGTTGTTCCTACTaagtttgttcttcttgaaaTGTCCTCTTCCAACACTACAAAACTCTTCCAACAACTCTTGAGCCGGTTTCGTATATTTCGAATTCCTCAACGTGTAGATCCCTCCAATGGATGAAGAAGCCGCCAtgggagatgatgatgatgaaccaaAATGTCCAACAActtgatggtgatgatgttgagaagaagaattctcaagaagaagattcttgaACTGAttgaattgatgatgatgagcgGATGcgttagaagaagaagaagttccaTCAACGGCTGCACAATAAATGCTTCTATATTCCTCGGCTTTAGCTGCGGCTAATGAAgatgagagagataaagaCAAACCCTTTCCTCCTTCCACGTGGACGGTTCCGATCATATCTCGGTTTTGATGATGAtcggaggaggaagatggcCATGTaaagtgttgttgttgctgcggCTGCATAGTGTTTTCGTCGGTGAAAGCAAAAccttgatgatgatttggtaATAACATATGAAGAGTTgagttattgttgttgttgtgacgGTTTTGTTGCTCTAGCAACTGTTTAGTAGACTGATCAAGAATCTCTCCACCGGAACCGCCGCCACCTCCGCCAGGGTAAGCAAACATTTCAGACAACATTCCGGCGGTTTCATAAACCGGAATTTGAGCACCGGAGACGACGGCGGATTCATCTACTTCCTCTTGATGAGTGGTTGATGATGATCGGTGGAATCCATTAGAGAAGGAAAAGATTccttggtgatgatgataatcttGTGACATAGAAGAAGTTGTAGTAGCTAAACCCATATCTTGTTATTCATTATATCTTTTTTCCAAAGCTCTTGGATCCTGTAAGGATTCAGACATACACAGAGAATCTTATAtaacacatacaaaaaaaaaatacaagaaaaagaaagagagagagagagagaggagtcAACTAGGTATTATACAGTTTTTCTCCAATCTCTTTCTTGTAACTCTTTTAAGGTTCTCACTTTCAGCTTCGGTCATCATCTACATATATggtatagagagagagagagagagagagaggaagtaCCTTGGAGTTGCAGAGAATTAAAGAAATGATTGATGATGAGCTTATAGCTATCGTTTTCTTCTATACCTCTCTCTCtagctttctttttcttgagtactctttttattttatatttctctgTTAGTGAGAGTTTTTATTCAGCAAAttctgcaaaaccaaaaacttataaaaaaatctctcccaaagagaaaggaagagagagggaagagagaagaagaggtcGCTGTTCTTTCTTCATCGCCTCCCTTTTTAACCCACCAatcttctttaatatttttttgttattaaaatcttgatttatcatttttttataatgaagtatttttataaacatcttctttttaattttaatcgGCAAAGGTTTCTTCATATCAATAACGATGAGGaggaaagacaaaaaaaaactatacacaTCCTGAAATTACGAAAttatccttgtttttttttcttgtcttttttttttgtcaacgttattatttatttataagagaaaaaaaaactttttatcacGGAAATGTCGGCTGATATCAACATTTTAAAGGAGTTAATTTGGAAACTAATTTATGAAAGCAAACTAAAAAGAATAGGAAGATAAGGTGAGTCCAAAGGTCATATCTCAATGAACCAAACCACCACCATAAATACTTCCACATATTTTTGTGCTtcaatatattcttatttcgagccaaaataaaataaaataaaatattcttatttgACAAATTAAATACTTATATAATATTCCTATGATGCTCTctaattttattctttaatatTGTGTGTATTTGTTGTTTAGGGGAGACCTATGTCATTTTAGACTACTTTTTCATGTATGTACATTTATTCAATTAACTAATCATACGATATATCAAAAATCGatcaaattataatatgaaacaaatgaaatacataaaaatcGATCAAATTATAATTACATTTTGGTAACATATGTGGctaaatcaattattttaaatttctttgcAGAAACCGCTATATTACATCTATCATCACGAaatcgtaaaaaaaaaagcattagAGATTACCTCAAGCTTGATATGATAAAGCAAAAATCTAGCTGCAAATCGAGGTTGTTTCATTTTGTGTTAATTGATTAGGAAATATCTCATTCTGTGTTAAACGATACTCtcaactttcaaaatattattttatatctatattaattaataaaactttatCACTCAAAgattattgaaatttttttaaaattgctTTTTAGATTacccattttaaaaaatatccctttaacaataatatttttaaaaataccattgttttaaaaaaaaccttgATGTTATGACAACATGCCTGATGACTAAACCTccaaatcatctttacaaaatatttactaaaatcCAAAGATTAATCCTCTGCACGATTTCACGGTCGGCCGATAGCCTTTCACCATCATCGATGTTTGTAATATGTAAACCATCCACACACAACTAATGCATGGAAAAAACGAAATTTTATGGTTCTGTAGTTTCACAACTACACCTTCAGCTATCTCTTTTTCTAAACCTAtacttataaaattaatttcagCCATACATTATAATGACGTTGTATAGATACAAACACaattattttctgttaaaattAACGTATCATTAGTCATTACATTATCCTAggtatattaaatattaaaaaaaaaaaaatttccaaaatcgATTTGACGTGCGTATCCATCCCACAAACAGTTAGAGAGACATGTTGGATATATGCTATGTAGGTTATAAATCCACAATAGGATAAATACTAATGGAAGGCTTGAAAGCAAAAGTGAAAAGCCcacttgtatatatatctatggAGACTTATGTTGGAATCTATCATGCCAGAATCAGATACCAAATCGAAAATTGTGTAGCAcgcaaatttttgtttgaactaTTTACTTAATCTAAATTAATGCAAGTGATTTctcaataaatattattttttgctaACGGataatttagaatatttttgttgCCTATAAGAAATTGGACTATTTCCTAAATTCAAAACTGTTTGGTTATTTCTACCAATTCAGCTACTTCATAATTGAAACTTCGTGCTATTTTTGCCTCTCCCCAccttatatatatcaacataATTTAAGTGACCCCAACAACGCTtaccaaattatttattgttttgaaaacaCATTTGTTTGTGTGAGAAAATATGTGTAAGTTATTTTTACATTTCCTATATGAATCGTGATTCATGGGCAGCCAAGTAAATGATTAATATTTCATCGaactaaatcaaaatttaagtttgtaaataatcaaaattagaaatatttcTCAAGCCACTTTTTTATTTGCACAACTTTCTCCAGCCacctaaaatcttattttcatAGCTCACGTCCTTGAAATAgcagaaaattaaaacagaaaacaaagaaagaagttaCATTAAAATTCTCCAAATAtacttttatgattttaattttcacatattttttttctaactgcAAATGGGATTGACAGTTGACAGCCCAACCTTCTTCACTCCTACCAGTATCTTTCTATTTTCgatttattttctatgtttgaaaactaaaatttgttttccgaaaaaaatagtttttggtCGGGTGAATCTCTCACGTGAATCCCACCCCTTAACTCACACGTATGCACAACCATCGATCACGTGTGGAACCTCCTTTTTCACACGTATGGTGTGTCCTTTATCCTCCTTTACGCATTTAATAGATAGGTAACTCAAAACATGTAATGGATCCTTTGGTTTTAGTCTCTTCAATGGTGGTTGCAAAATCTTCCAAATATCTCTTTGTAACTTCATCAACACGTTACTCTCCTCTCGTCCTCACATTCATTGATTCTTCAATACTGGATACAACAATGTCGATGAATCATTAACAAAGCACTAAAAAATAAACGTCGATACAAAATTTGTGAGttgaaaatcttatatataggTTGTAAAGGCGTATTGTAAATaactttcttaaattttttatatgtagaACTAAGATAATCTTCAACTCATCTCCATTTTCATCTTCACAATAGAGTTTGGAGTAAGATTTCTCCAACCCATCTCCATTTCCAATTCCAAATATAGATCTCCATTTTTTTCAGATTAagagaatattattttttaatttagactAAAATTTAGAGATTTCCTtaatttttctccaaaatagcaaatttttcataaatttttagACTACGCGCTACAAAAAGTGGTATGTTCTAGCAATTTGTAGCTAAATATATTGGCTACTTAAATGGTATGAAAAAATAGAACACGGTGGAAATTTAACTTCTTATACAATTAGTTAAAGTTTAGTGaagaaacattatatatagtaccttttagttttctaatcAAAACGACTCTAACAGAATAATGTATTGCTCATTCAAAAGCGTTATATGAATTGTAAGgaatttattagttattatatcatttcaaattccaaaataCTCTGGATCTAATACGTTTGTTCTGCTCGTTTCATTTATTTCATGATAATTTCACTTAGCTtgttctattttcttcttttcaagttCTTTCGGTTCTACAGTTCTACTACAataattttaatccaaataaTCGGTATTTTTCTAACTTAAGCTATATATTTGATATGGACTAGGATCCTTAAATTAAATGTTACTGAATGGGGATATTCTATTTTGTAGTATagtagataaaaaaaaattagttgaaatgacaatatatgaaaatagaGTCACTTGTTCACGTACGTATGGTTGTTTATATAGACATACAAATACTTACACGTCTCGTAGATCATTAAAAGCTCTTTAACATGCCATGTGTATCCTAATATAGAAACTTTCAAGTTCACCAAGACAAAGGCAATAAATGATTAAACTACAAATACgtaattatcatattaataaTAGTCCATTCATTAGTACTTGTGTTCATCATccaaactcttctttttctcatcatcCAATCTAATAAAgcatcttgtttctttgttaaacTAATTAACCTTTcaaatttatctatatatactgTAACACACTTGATCGTTGGAGATATTTTAAGAGAGAGGCTCAATCaatattccaaaaatattttaaaaatcttgtGAGAATAGTGTAGAATATCAATTCGAGTATCATGccaagaaataaataaattagaaccaataatcaaataaactatttatgGCGTAGATAACTtcaaatgacaaaaacaatGTAATGGGAAAaccataaatgtttttttcacttGTGATTGAAATAAATAGTGTGATATCATGTAAAATAACGTATTATCAGATTAAATGATAGTATGATATTTGTCAAAAACATGCAAAAAAATTCATctttggaaaaaaacatacaagaTAAATGAACCAACTATTTACGATTTTTTATTAGTCGTTTCtgcaaataaaagaataatagAATTTGACTGTATACTTGTATAGTGCATGCTCTTTATTGTATAGTTATATAGATggtcattgttttgtttcgtttaTCAATTTCATTCAAGAATACAGAAAATTACTTCTAATAAGATCACCATCCTAATATCTGACTAGAGTCAAATGATCATTtgttgagatttgtttttttgtgacaTTGGTTTTTTGAAATGGTGATgttaaaaataacaagaaaacaggcgACTTTCAACCGAAAAAACCATCAAATTTCTTCGACGAATAATGAAACCGTCAAAATGTCATCGGAAATTCGTAAAAGATTCCGTTTCGaatatctttgatttcttaagGTGAAACTCATCATATGCATTGTTTCGGGAATCGGTAGGTATTTCTCATTGATTATTATATACAGGTACTACATACTTGAATcattttatgaatatatatgcGGTGATAAAATCACTTAAAGCAAACtaacattgattttaaattaatgGGTGAGTGATACTAATATTATACCACGAACACAAAAGGACTAACGAAAATGGATGCGATGGTCCCTTCTTATTCCACTTTTTGTCCATTCGGTGTCAATCAAATTGTTCCTTTctcctttatttatttttctgatctCTTATTTTTAGCTCTTTGATAGATACttcggaaaacaaaattgtctAATTTTCTGTCTTTGCTGTGTTTTTGtgatatattgtttttaatggaGGCGATAtgggtttttttcttattaaatattgatatacaaaatcttttttgtttaaaattttctagCTTTGGTGTTagatgcttttgttttgttttattcccGCCTTTTAAGTACACTCATTTTTGCAACTTAAGAGTGCTTTGTATAGTGGAGTGACCACAAACTCACTACATGTCTTCGGTTTGCGCATTTGTTTGTGTAtcaatatgaatattttattacttatatatatgaaattgtgcatggaaagtttcaaaatctaGGCATGACatgcttttatatatttctttactAATATATTCTTGTATTTGTCCTTTCAAGACATGGAATAGCTTTACTTTAGACCATTCTAGGTTAAAGTTTATAGATTTTGATCCTTAAATCTTAgtcaagaatcatatataacTTGTTTGCATAAAATTAAACACCACTGCGACATCTATATAACTAATCATTGTACGTTTCTTACAATATATTGTGTTTCAAGTTGactattatttataaatttgttataaTTATGTCTCTGtcaatatttaaaatagatGGTTCAAAGGTATAGCTAATACGAAAGGGTccatatacataaaaatgtGCAATTTTGACTTTGAATATATCAGATCCAAACTGGTTAATTCAGGCCTTTCAACATCCTTAAGAGTTAGGACTTAGGACCATGCATGACATAGGAAAGAGATATGCAATGAGCAGgtaaaaaaaccttaaaattgGGCTGTCACATAATCagtaaattattatataattatgcaATGTGAAGTGTTTACATTTTAGTTAAGTAAAATTATACCAGGAGAGTTGGTATTTTTATGTAGATGATACGTAAATattatgttaaaataaaataatagatttGAAAGAATAAACTGTATCATATGCtgatatcataaatttatgaaattaaaatgACACTTAAAGATGTTAATTAAGCTCTAATATGAATAAGATGTCTTTGTCATTAAAATAATACactttcaatttaaaaaacataattttggaatcattacaaatatttaaaaccacaaaatattgttaatttttgaatCAATGTTAAAATCCTAAGTATTTGCAACGACAGAAAATGGATATATCTCCCATGTTGAAGATTAACTAGTactctaaattatttttgtgagAACTACATCCATTTTTTTGTCACTGCAAATCTTATTACGATTAGAGATATGGAACTAAAAAGCATTCACCTCCACAACTCAACAATATATTCATCTAAAACGTTTTTTATTTCAAcacattttgtttaaaatgacTAATATACActtattatgtatataattttaaatatttattattgaaagaaaataattatacatatttaatagaattataaaaaaaacaaaaaaaaacgccGTGTGTTTTATGTAATGTGTTATATGTGGATGAGTCGATGCTTGGTCATATCTATCAAACAAATAGTGGTCCTatgaaacacaaaacacaaactcaCTTTAATAGGGTCCACGTGGCAAAGCCAGGCAAAGGATGGTCATGGCCACGTGGGATTTGTGGTCCATGTCGGAATCAACGTGTCTTAAAGTGCCACGTGTATCGACTACCCAAACGTGACAGCCTGTTCTTCTATCCTCACCAAAGCCTCGAACTTCAAGTTTCTTTCATTGTCTAATTTTTCCCTCATTTTATGTATTTCATTATCTGGAAAATGAAGTAATGAGAAGATATTATCTTTTATCATAAAATGAGGAcaagatattttgaaaataatttttagcttagtttttggtcaaaattaattaaaaaaaaaatgtaaataagcgatatatttttgatttttaacgTAATctcatttaaaataataatttctaaTTGGTATGAATACGTTCTAAAATAACATTCTCATAATTCATGTTGTATagaaactaaatatttaacaGCCTTGACCAATCTACATTTTTTGTGACCAACTCCAACACAACATAACATAAGcttctaaaatctaaaaatctttaatgacatttgtatatataaaaaaaaaaaaaaaaaaaaacaaagggtCTAACTAGTTCTAAATGGGCCTTGGGCCCAAACAATAGTGGGCCTTAAACTTAGTACGACGATTCTTCCCAGTTCTGCGTAGCCGCCAAGATCTTAGACAAAGACATAACATTTTCATCCATCGATGGACGATTCAAATGATCTTTCTTTAAACAATCCACCACTAATCTCTCAACAAAACTTGTTAATCCTTCAGGTAACAATCTTCCATGAATCAAAATCTCATCAATAGCTTTACCTTCATCgatctctttcttcaattcaGAAGCTTCTTTACCAGTAACAATCTCCAACAAGACAACTCCAAAAGCATAGACATCAAGCTTAGTTGAAACTAAACCATGTTCCAAATACTCCGGAGCTAAGTACCCTCTTGTTCCTTCCACGTGCTTGGTCAACACGAAATCTTCAGTCGTTGATCTTGCTGAACCTAAACTACCAATCTTTGCTCGAAACTCGAGGTCGAGGAACACATTGTTGCTGTTCAAATCTCTGTGAACGTATGGAGGATCAGCGAAGTTGTGTAGATAGTTTAGCCCTGTTGCTATATCCAAAGCGATTTGTAGTTTTTGTGTCAAGCTTAGTAACGATTTCGTCGTGTGGATCCATTCACTTAAGCTTCCGTTTGAAGCGTGTTCGTAGACTAAGTACCAATCTCCTTCATGGAAACAGAATCCAGAGAGACGGATGATGTTAAGATGGTTTAGTTTAGACAATAAGTTGACTTCCTCCGATGCGTTTCCTTCGATTTTCTTGATCATTGCGCCATCGCCGTTGATTTTTCCGATGTACCCTGATCCTCCAATCGAGCTAGACGATGTGAAATCGCTTGTAGCTGATTGCAGCTCGtgaaatttgtaaacttttaagGATTCTACCACCATACCTGACAAACCATCTAGCGGATCGAATTCTTGATCAGACATCGGTGGTTTCTTGCCCATGAAGCTATCGAGGTTTCCCGTTTCCTCTTGCGTTTGcgttttcgttttcttcttagACAGGCAAAATATGGCTGCACCGATCACACTCAAAACCAATGCTCCTCCTAGTACTCCGGCAAGAGCATAGACccatgttttcttcttcgatttcctACCATCCGGCGAcaatggaggaggagaaaccgattgtggaggaggaggaggaggaggaggaatgAGAGAGTTAGTATTTGCAGGAGGATTCACCAAAGGGATCAGGATTGTTGTGAAAGGGAAAACTTCAGAATTCTCAAAAGACATTTCGTTAGCTTTTAAAGTCTTGCTCGTCTCAACCCCGAATCTATCGCTGATGATCGCGATAGTGTCTTCAAA
It encodes the following:
- the LYK4 gene encoding protein kinase family protein / peptidoglycan-binding LysM domain-containing protein (protein kinase family protein / peptidoglycan-binding LysM domain-containing protein; FUNCTIONS IN: kinase activity; INVOLVED IN: protein amino acid phosphorylation, cell wall macromolecule catabolic process; LOCATED IN: endomembrane system; EXPRESSED IN: stem, leaf whorl, root, leaf; EXPRESSED DURING: LP.06 six leaves visible, LP.12 twelve leaves visible; CONTAINS InterPro DOMAIN/s: Peptidoglycan-binding lysin domain (InterPro:IPR018392), Immunoglobulin-like (InterPro:IPR007110), Protein kinase, catalytic domain (InterPro:IPR000719), Peptidoglycan-binding Lysin subgroup (InterPro:IPR002482), Serine-threonine/tyrosine-protein kinase (InterPro:IPR001245), Protein kinase-like domain (InterPro:IPR011009); BEST Arabidopsis thaliana protein match is: Protein kinase superfamily protein (TAIR:AT2G33580.1); Has 93408 Blast hits to 92552 proteins in 3130 species: Archae - 75; Bacteria - 9623; Metazoa - 34895; Fungi - 6839; Plants - 28747; Viruses - 328; Other Eukaryotes - 12901 (source: NCBI BLink).); translation: MISFSFHLLVFILLSLSSFATAQQPYVGISTTDCSVSDNTTSVFGYSCNGLNKTCQAYVIFRSTPSFSTVTSISSLFSVDPSLVSSLNDASPSTSFPSGQQVIIPLTCSCTGDDSQSNITYTIQPNDSYFAIANDTLQGLSTCQALAKQNNVSSQSLFPGMRIVVPIRCACPTAKQINEDGVKYLMSYTVVFEDTIAIISDRFGVETSKTLKANEMSFENSEVFPFTTILIPLVNPPANTNSLIPPPPPPPPQSVSPPPLSPDGRKSKKKTWVYALAGVLGGALVLSVIGAAIFCLSKKKTKTQTQEETGNLDSFMGKKPPMSDQEFDPLDGLSGMVVESLKVYKFHELQSATSDFTSSSSIGGSGYIGKINGDGAMIKKIEGNASEEVNLLSKLNHLNIIRLSGFCFHEGDWYLVYEHASNGSLSEWIHTTKSLLSLTQKLQIALDIATGLNYLHNFADPPYVHRDLNSNNVFLDLEFRAKIGSLGSARSTTEDFVLTKHVEGTRGYLAPEYLEHGLVSTKLDVYAFGVVLLEIVTGKEASELKKEIDEGKAIDEILIHGRLLPEGLTSFVERLVVDCLKKDHLNRPSMDENVMSLSKILAATQNWEESSY